A region of Pleionea litopenaei DNA encodes the following proteins:
- a CDS encoding phosphoadenosine phosphosulfate reductase family protein gives MANNRIPMDSINSLENARHVLGLSGGKDSAALAVYIKDKYPEIHKKLEYFFSDTGAELQEVYDYLDKLEAYLGKEIIRLSSGKDFDHWLKMHSGYLPSAQQRWCTRTMKIKPFEDFVGNDLVVSYIGIRADENREGYISHKDTIKAVFPFIEDGLVRDDIFQILDDSVGIPEYYQWRSRSGCYFCFFQRQDEWLGLKRNHPELFEKARQYELRLRTKYDWKDGEIPVNGHGYTWSSQGTIDELVARAEKREKELGIIVTNKNSSEKWQEALKNMLDDDPYDQACLVCSL, from the coding sequence ATGGCTAACAATAGAATTCCAATGGATTCCATTAATTCCCTAGAAAATGCGCGGCACGTGCTAGGGTTATCCGGTGGAAAGGATAGCGCTGCATTGGCCGTTTATATCAAAGATAAATATCCTGAAATTCACAAAAAATTAGAATATTTCTTCAGTGATACCGGTGCTGAGCTGCAAGAAGTGTATGATTATTTAGATAAGCTTGAAGCTTATCTTGGTAAAGAAATCATTCGTCTAAGCAGTGGTAAAGACTTTGATCATTGGTTGAAAATGCATAGCGGTTATTTACCATCGGCTCAACAGCGTTGGTGTACAAGAACTATGAAAATTAAACCATTTGAAGACTTTGTAGGAAATGACCTAGTTGTCAGCTATATAGGAATCAGGGCTGATGAGAACCGTGAGGGTTATATCAGTCACAAAGATACTATTAAAGCTGTGTTTCCTTTTATCGAAGATGGGCTAGTTAGAGATGATATTTTTCAGATTCTTGATGACTCAGTAGGCATTCCTGAATACTATCAATGGCGTTCACGCTCCGGCTGTTATTTCTGTTTCTTTCAGCGTCAGGATGAGTGGCTTGGTTTAAAAAGAAATCATCCTGAGTTATTTGAGAAGGCTAGACAATACGAACTTCGGCTGCGTACCAAATACGATTGGAAGGATGGCGAAATTCCAGTTAACGGGCATGGTTACACTTGGTCATCACAGGGTACTATTGACGAATTAGTGGCGCGCGCTGAGAAGCGAGAAAAAGAGTTGGGTATCATAGTAACTAATAAAAATTCTTCAGAGAAATGGCAAGAAGCGCTAAAAAACATGCTGGATGATGATCCTTATGATCAAGCTTGTTTAGTGTGTAGCCTCTAG
- a CDS encoding DUF4007 family protein, with protein MMIFNPERMAFGRHETFALRYGWLSKGFQAMTKDSGIFESDEATVELGVGKNMVSAIKYWLRACRMIDPVENKSTDLGDNILSSEDGYDPYLEDEATIWLLHWLLATNAELATSWFWFFNRFHKPDFTGQELGTALADFVNDKVINRKKPALATLSNDAGLIPRMYTLSTGNTRTPIEDALDSPFSLLKLVTQSAGGRSYQSRPMARPDLPLGILGFAVCEMFEMKNTRAIPIEDFMYSKDNYPAIGSVFRLTESDLVAKLERLVNYIPGVFDIRDTAGQHQLYLSEETDAMTFIIEHYENPSKEIAA; from the coding sequence ATGATGATATTTAATCCAGAAAGAATGGCGTTTGGCCGCCATGAAACCTTTGCTTTGCGTTATGGCTGGTTATCCAAAGGTTTTCAAGCAATGACGAAGGATAGCGGCATCTTTGAGTCTGATGAAGCGACTGTTGAGCTTGGAGTTGGTAAGAATATGGTTTCTGCCATCAAATATTGGCTTCGTGCATGTCGCATGATCGATCCGGTTGAAAACAAATCGACTGATCTCGGAGATAACATTCTCTCTTCTGAAGATGGTTATGATCCTTATCTCGAAGATGAGGCAACCATCTGGTTGTTGCATTGGTTGTTAGCAACTAATGCAGAGCTGGCAACATCGTGGTTCTGGTTTTTCAACCGCTTCCATAAGCCAGACTTTACCGGCCAGGAACTCGGAACTGCACTTGCTGATTTTGTAAATGACAAAGTTATTAATAGGAAAAAACCGGCTTTGGCAACCTTATCAAATGATGCCGGACTTATTCCGCGTATGTACACTTTATCCACTGGAAATACCCGCACCCCAATAGAGGATGCATTAGACTCTCCATTCTCTTTATTGAAGCTTGTTACTCAAAGTGCCGGAGGGAGAAGCTATCAATCTCGTCCTATGGCTCGACCAGATTTGCCATTAGGCATCTTGGGCTTTGCCGTGTGTGAAATGTTTGAAATGAAAAACACCCGTGCGATTCCGATAGAAGATTTTATGTATAGTAAAGATAACTACCCCGCTATCGGTTCAGTTTTCAGGTTAACGGAAAGTGATCTTGTCGCAAAACTTGAACGGCTTGTGAACTACATTCCGGGTGTCTTTGACATTCGTGATACTGCCGGCCAGCATCAACTTTATTTATCAGAAGAAACGGATGCGATGACTTTCATTATTGAACATTATGAAAATCCAAGTAAGGAAATCGCTGCATGA
- a CDS encoding HutD/Ves family protein: MLIYSPVDYITMPWKNGGGETCQLAVSEQCHPDDQLPLWRLSIATVSQDGPFSLFEHYQRCIMLLEGAGMRLRFNQQEWISVDAPLQRQIFSGQWQTDCELIKGTIKDFNLMVDQRLADFVVDVLTLQNQTLLWPDFFSSKDQTQCIDLIYIISGECDLEYQTLDGDSRVKRLTAKHTLINRTNQLKSVHCSDDKAQIFVARVFIR; the protein is encoded by the coding sequence ATGCTTATTTATTCTCCTGTCGATTACATCACTATGCCATGGAAGAATGGCGGTGGAGAGACCTGTCAACTAGCTGTGTCGGAGCAGTGTCATCCAGACGACCAATTACCACTGTGGCGATTATCCATTGCAACGGTGTCTCAAGATGGGCCATTTTCATTATTTGAACATTATCAGCGTTGCATCATGTTACTCGAAGGCGCTGGTATGCGACTGCGGTTTAATCAGCAGGAGTGGATTTCCGTTGATGCGCCTTTGCAGAGACAGATCTTTTCTGGTCAATGGCAAACAGATTGTGAGCTAATAAAGGGTACTATCAAGGATTTTAATTTAATGGTTGATCAGCGCCTTGCTGACTTCGTGGTTGATGTGCTGACGCTCCAAAATCAAACCCTTTTATGGCCAGATTTTTTCAGCAGTAAAGATCAAACTCAATGCATTGATCTAATTTATATTATTTCTGGCGAGTGTGACCTCGAATATCAAACCCTTGATGGTGATAGCAGAGTTAAGAGACTTACTGCTAAACATACCCTGATCAATAGAACAAATCAGCTAAAATCGGTTCATTGTTCTGACGATAAAGCTCAAATATTTGTAGCCCGCGTTTTTATTCGGTAG
- a CDS encoding GNAT family N-acetyltransferase has protein sequence MIEGVRIDDSFRGQGIGEKMFLHAFEMAKEKGCKIVQLTSDKLRPDAIRFYEKLGFKATHEGFKLAL, from the coding sequence TTGATTGAAGGCGTGCGTATTGATGACTCTTTTCGCGGTCAAGGAATAGGAGAAAAAATGTTTCTTCATGCTTTCGAAATGGCTAAGGAAAAAGGATGTAAGATTGTTCAATTGACCAGTGACAAACTGCGACCCGACGCCATTCGCTTTTATGAAAAGCTAGGATTTAAAGCAACTCATGAAGGATTCAAATTAGCGCTTTGA
- a CDS encoding AraC family transcriptional regulator → MSGESSYQQILHYLKLDSMYYSRSTLGGERWGIALPPFENTSMFHIVTSGRCFVLVNGESIRMETGDLVFISRACGHELKANPENEAEFLFDLPIKQISKHYDTIAINTEQAPQTNILCGIVRISHPAGERLIKEMPDIIHIGREEHVFSNVIGEIVRLVIREASGEFIGGETVITRLADVLLIQAIRTWVERDIDIKGSWLSAIRDEKIGKALSKMHSQPQVAWTVEMLGKEVGLSRTAFSNRFSQLVGDTVLNYLTHWRMNLAAMKIREGAKVDYALSESLGYQSESAFRRAFKKTMGYSVSEVNKVFRNDAV, encoded by the coding sequence TTGAGCGGTGAGAGTAGCTACCAACAGATTCTTCATTACTTAAAGTTAGACAGCATGTACTACAGCCGGTCCACGTTAGGTGGTGAGCGGTGGGGCATTGCGTTACCGCCCTTTGAAAATACTAGCATGTTTCATATTGTCACCAGTGGTCGCTGCTTTGTTTTGGTGAATGGTGAGAGCATTCGAATGGAAACGGGTGACTTAGTGTTTATCAGTAGAGCCTGTGGTCATGAGCTAAAAGCTAACCCTGAGAATGAAGCTGAATTCCTCTTTGATTTGCCGATTAAGCAAATCAGTAAGCATTATGACACCATTGCGATAAATACCGAGCAAGCGCCACAAACGAATATTCTCTGTGGCATCGTTAGGATCAGTCATCCGGCTGGTGAACGACTGATAAAAGAAATGCCAGATATTATTCATATTGGTCGAGAAGAACATGTATTTAGCAATGTAATAGGTGAGATTGTTCGCTTGGTCATTCGCGAAGCATCGGGAGAATTTATTGGCGGCGAGACGGTTATTACGCGGTTGGCTGATGTTTTGCTAATTCAAGCCATTCGCACTTGGGTTGAAAGAGACATTGATATCAAAGGCTCTTGGTTGAGTGCAATAAGAGATGAAAAAATTGGTAAAGCACTTTCTAAAATGCACTCGCAACCACAAGTCGCATGGACGGTTGAAATGCTCGGCAAAGAAGTTGGGTTATCGAGAACCGCCTTTTCTAATCGCTTTAGTCAACTGGTGGGTGACACGGTACTGAATTACTTGACCCATTGGAGAATGAATTTGGCCGCCATGAAAATTCGCGAGGGTGCGAAAGTGGACTACGCATTGTCTGAGAGTTTAGGTTATCAATCTGAATCTGCGTTTCGAAGAGCCTTTAAAAAGACCATGGGGTACAGTGTTTCTGAGGTGAATAAAGTATTTCGAAATGACGCGGTTTAG
- a CDS encoding NAD(P)-dependent oxidoreductase: MKTIKKVLVIGATGGSGRSTVKALVKSGYQVTALSRQASLEFKRPVLTIDGSVLDSVTLKSAIAGQDAVIVTLGISENPFRVRLKGPQHTPMNIRSAGTRNIIELMKEHKINRLIVQTSYGSGPSKDLLRLRDKLLFNLLLKPQIADTDTQDRYVRESGLNWTIVQPVHLSSEPKANNKLFASPELVVSKWSISRELVGEFNATSLFDSSTYNQTMALSSI; this comes from the coding sequence ATGAAGACGATTAAAAAAGTATTAGTTATTGGTGCCACAGGAGGTTCAGGGCGCAGCACCGTTAAGGCGCTAGTAAAGAGCGGATACCAAGTTACCGCACTGTCTCGGCAGGCATCTTTAGAATTTAAACGACCAGTACTGACCATCGATGGCTCTGTATTAGATTCTGTAACATTAAAGTCAGCGATAGCGGGACAAGATGCTGTTATTGTTACGCTCGGGATCAGCGAGAACCCTTTTCGCGTGCGCCTAAAAGGACCACAACATACGCCAATGAATATTCGCAGTGCAGGCACCAGAAATATTATTGAGTTAATGAAGGAACACAAGATTAATCGCTTGATTGTTCAAACATCGTATGGCTCAGGACCAAGCAAAGATTTACTGCGGCTTCGAGATAAGCTGCTATTTAACTTATTATTGAAGCCACAAATTGCAGATACCGATACCCAAGACCGTTATGTGCGAGAAAGCGGTCTTAATTGGACCATCGTGCAACCCGTGCATTTAAGTAGTGAACCGAAAGCAAACAACAAGCTCTTTGCTTCACCAGAACTTGTCGTTTCAAAATGGTCAATTTCAAGGGAATTGGTCGGTGAATTTAATGCAACTTCGCTTTTTGATTCATCAACTTATAATCAAACGATGGCGCTTTCATCGATATAG
- a CDS encoding serine hydrolase: MFSTNNKFCVLIVSFIFYSTIAEANDKDEELKNLINAANEISSNYYDLGWFSGSILIAKNNQTVFERSLGLQNQESKTANQSATRYNLGSIMKDFTRVLVLQHIQSKELSLESTLDEFELGFPVETARKITVEHLLTHRSGFADIFNAEYRENPLKFDSLQKKLNLLLKQPLLFEPGTDYRYTNYGYIVLGSILEKITQKSFSQLLRERILSPLELVHSTLDPNQTHSMQSTRYTYLYDNSLKEVGVTEHPGPDGGLESTTSDVQTFYHSLFHSKKLLNTDSPIFKQVFGSQEDHWGSYGGGLGISAAVEVDLKNNVEIIVLANTDNLVAERISGRILNYLREKTYQPVKPRAQNLAYSYYKKFGKEKFFSNFKAHYQEQGYQQFIGRPINDLGMQLIKTQSWSEALDVFNYLVHLFPKAPQAYDSLAYGYFKQGKFEKAKATFLTALNISPDFKSDYSSNNYGVENYYLGQRPPGNTPIVFAPGIVTTDNYTYGPTFTPSMKEFHFLRIKGDNDHIEHVTYRYNDFRWELESESKRSGQPMISPSGTTMHLGSRYRDKQDNGWSDVKEHGLPFSEISIMRMTSSLNGLHVFDEIGSAKGDGKIRYSQLNKGTLDAPNVFGKEINAGTFNAHPFIAPDETYMIWDSRRESGFGHSDLYISFRQADGSWGKAINMGDDINSEGWDAAASVTPDGKYIFFHRLNDSGNANIYWVKADIIEQLKASNK, translated from the coding sequence ATGTTTTCAACCAACAATAAGTTCTGTGTATTAATCGTTAGTTTTATATTCTACTCAACCATTGCAGAGGCTAATGATAAAGATGAAGAGCTAAAAAATCTCATTAACGCTGCAAATGAGATTTCCTCAAATTACTATGATCTCGGTTGGTTTTCCGGGAGTATCTTAATTGCTAAAAACAACCAAACGGTATTTGAGCGTTCACTCGGATTACAAAACCAAGAAAGCAAAACAGCTAACCAATCAGCGACACGCTACAATCTTGGTTCAATTATGAAAGACTTTACTCGAGTATTAGTGTTGCAACATATTCAGTCTAAAGAACTAAGCCTCGAGTCTACACTTGACGAGTTTGAGCTTGGGTTTCCAGTGGAGACCGCTAGAAAGATTACGGTTGAACATCTGCTAACACATCGTTCAGGCTTTGCAGATATTTTCAATGCAGAATATCGAGAAAATCCTTTAAAGTTTGATAGCTTACAGAAAAAGCTCAATCTACTTTTAAAACAGCCTCTACTATTTGAGCCAGGCACAGATTATCGTTACACCAATTACGGCTATATTGTTCTTGGAAGCATTCTTGAGAAAATCACACAAAAATCCTTCTCACAATTGCTCAGAGAGAGAATTTTATCTCCATTAGAACTCGTTCACTCCACACTTGATCCCAACCAAACACATTCAATGCAGTCTACGCGCTACACCTACTTATACGACAACTCACTTAAAGAAGTTGGAGTCACTGAGCACCCAGGACCCGATGGTGGTCTCGAGTCTACAACGTCTGATGTACAAACGTTTTATCACTCACTCTTTCATAGTAAAAAACTACTTAACACAGACTCACCAATCTTTAAGCAAGTTTTTGGATCACAAGAAGACCATTGGGGTTCTTACGGTGGCGGTCTAGGGATCAGTGCCGCAGTAGAAGTCGATTTAAAAAATAATGTTGAGATTATTGTTCTCGCCAACACTGACAATTTGGTTGCAGAAAGAATCTCGGGGCGAATTTTAAACTACCTTCGCGAGAAAACCTATCAGCCAGTGAAACCTCGGGCACAAAACCTAGCTTATTCGTATTACAAAAAGTTTGGCAAAGAAAAGTTTTTCAGCAATTTTAAGGCTCATTATCAAGAGCAAGGCTATCAACAATTTATTGGTCGCCCCATAAATGATTTAGGTATGCAATTAATTAAAACTCAGTCGTGGTCAGAAGCACTTGATGTATTTAACTACCTTGTGCATTTATTCCCCAAAGCTCCGCAAGCTTACGATAGTTTAGCGTACGGCTATTTTAAACAAGGTAAGTTTGAGAAAGCTAAAGCCACATTTTTAACGGCTCTTAACATTAGCCCTGACTTTAAAAGCGACTACTCTAGCAATAACTATGGTGTCGAGAATTATTACTTAGGACAAAGACCGCCGGGTAATACGCCAATCGTATTTGCTCCTGGCATCGTAACGACCGACAACTACACTTACGGACCTACTTTCACTCCAAGTATGAAAGAGTTTCATTTTTTAAGAATTAAAGGCGATAACGATCACATTGAACACGTAACCTATCGGTACAATGACTTCCGCTGGGAGCTCGAGTCCGAGTCTAAACGCTCTGGTCAACCTATGATTTCACCCAGCGGCACCACAATGCATTTAGGAAGCCGATACCGAGACAAGCAGGATAACGGTTGGTCCGATGTTAAAGAGCATGGCTTACCCTTTAGCGAAATTAGTATTATGCGAATGACCAGTTCGCTTAACGGATTGCATGTATTTGATGAAATTGGTTCTGCAAAGGGTGATGGGAAAATTCGTTATTCTCAATTGAATAAAGGAACACTCGACGCTCCTAATGTGTTTGGAAAAGAAATCAATGCAGGAACGTTTAATGCGCATCCCTTTATCGCGCCTGACGAAACCTATATGATTTGGGACAGTCGCCGAGAAAGTGGTTTTGGTCATTCCGATCTGTATATTAGCTTTCGACAAGCTGACGGTTCGTGGGGCAAAGCAATCAATATGGGCGACGATATTAATAGTGAAGGATGGGATGCTGCCGCCAGTGTAACACCCGATGGAAAATACATTTTCTTTCATCGGCTCAATGATTCTGGGAATGCCAATATATATTGGGTCAAAGCGGATATCATTGAACAATTGAAAGCATCCAATAAATAG
- a CDS encoding tetratricopeptide repeat protein, which translates to MKHFTSGLLILIGISGFIPASEALLKRNVSPEALHALDKAVSFINADLDNAEKYIEQALDLAPQSAEIQFACGQIMSKQASDAIFSALSYANKSLDCFKSAVALAPTNIEYRSGLMSFYLGAPSIAGGDEELAFEQVQAIEKLDALRGARAKLRFFREIEDLKSFEVVLRKGVEAFPNHAEFYYRLGLFLQENKQYEEASQQFQLSIKAGIDDDLEFKLNAWYQVGRTALFSETNLEKGIAALQYFIDNSSNSSKVPSNEWANFRIAQLYRLANNKEKTSAHLALISDSSDESLLRAVKRFK; encoded by the coding sequence ATGAAACATTTTACGAGCGGTTTACTCATATTAATCGGAATATCGGGATTCATTCCTGCTTCAGAGGCTTTGCTTAAAAGGAATGTTTCGCCTGAAGCTTTGCATGCGTTAGACAAGGCCGTTAGCTTCATTAACGCTGATCTCGATAACGCTGAGAAATATATTGAACAAGCTTTAGACCTAGCACCACAAAGCGCGGAGATCCAATTTGCGTGTGGCCAAATTATGAGTAAGCAGGCAAGTGATGCCATATTTTCGGCTCTTAGTTACGCGAATAAGTCTTTAGACTGTTTTAAAAGTGCGGTTGCATTAGCGCCAACTAATATTGAATATCGCAGCGGATTAATGTCTTTTTACTTAGGCGCTCCGTCGATTGCAGGGGGAGACGAAGAGTTAGCGTTCGAGCAGGTTCAAGCAATTGAAAAGCTCGATGCACTCAGAGGCGCTCGAGCAAAGTTACGTTTTTTTCGCGAGATAGAAGACTTAAAATCTTTTGAAGTGGTATTGAGAAAAGGTGTTGAAGCCTTTCCTAATCATGCCGAGTTTTATTATCGATTAGGTCTTTTTCTGCAAGAAAACAAACAATATGAAGAGGCCAGTCAACAATTTCAGCTGTCCATTAAAGCTGGCATTGATGATGATCTCGAGTTCAAATTAAACGCTTGGTATCAGGTCGGTCGAACCGCATTATTTAGCGAAACAAATCTTGAGAAAGGAATTGCTGCGTTACAATACTTTATTGACAACTCATCAAATTCTTCGAAGGTTCCTTCGAATGAGTGGGCTAACTTTAGAATCGCTCAGTTATATAGACTCGCAAATAATAAAGAGAAAACCAGTGCTCATTTAGCGTTAATTAGTGACTCTAGCGACGAAAGTTTACTTCGTGCAGTCAAACGATTTAAGTAG
- a CDS encoding methyl-accepting chemotaxis protein: MTLEFNAKVCRETTQLLLYLVYAIALFSIFYSARFDTWGSGITVSIITAVVCTLVAKTAPETRTSQVTFGAALMVLSALHIHQSQGIIESHFIIFSLLAVLLAYRDFLPIIVAVVVIAAHHFLFNYLQTQQAGVYVFVSPSWELVIIHALYVIVEAIFLLFFASRMNRDVAAGDQLESVIQQIIGDGDSFDLRHRCDDLNTTTREFNELLESLSGVLSKVHSDINMISEQSSHLAELSEFSGNSAVEQQQRVELISTATEQLSGSIGVINNGMESTESAVQETNRHAETSRIIVQKNRENMEMLSSDMESLSREIDKLVSDHKQIESVLDVIKSIAEQTNLLALNAAIEAARAGEQGRGFAVVADEVRNLASKTQQSTDEIQGMIERLQVGSAASSESMNRSREQAQQSASKSEEALTSLIELADRVRSIAAEIQETSETVRQQHSATQEIAKQTNDLQASANQSVDKVRSLANVGSELARIVNDNKLSLQRFKFR; this comes from the coding sequence ATGACGTTGGAGTTCAATGCGAAAGTTTGCCGAGAAACAACGCAACTATTATTGTATCTTGTTTACGCTATAGCGTTATTTTCCATTTTCTATTCCGCGCGCTTTGACACCTGGGGCTCAGGTATTACCGTAAGTATTATTACCGCGGTGGTTTGCACGCTTGTAGCGAAAACAGCTCCTGAAACGAGAACCAGTCAAGTCACCTTTGGTGCTGCCTTAATGGTTTTATCAGCGCTACACATTCATCAAAGTCAGGGTATTATCGAATCACATTTTATTATCTTTTCTCTTCTCGCCGTATTGCTGGCCTATCGAGATTTTCTACCGATAATTGTCGCTGTTGTTGTCATAGCCGCTCATCACTTTCTGTTCAATTATTTACAGACACAACAAGCTGGGGTTTACGTATTTGTGAGTCCATCTTGGGAACTGGTGATCATTCATGCATTGTATGTGATTGTTGAAGCAATATTCTTGTTGTTCTTTGCGAGTCGAATGAATCGAGATGTTGCGGCGGGTGATCAATTAGAAAGTGTGATTCAACAAATAATAGGCGACGGCGACAGCTTTGACCTAAGACATCGATGTGACGATCTCAATACAACAACGCGCGAGTTTAATGAGTTACTGGAATCCCTTAGTGGTGTTCTAAGTAAAGTTCATTCAGATATCAATATGATATCTGAGCAAAGTTCTCATTTAGCCGAGTTATCAGAGTTTTCCGGAAATTCGGCAGTCGAACAGCAACAACGAGTGGAGCTGATCTCAACGGCAACGGAACAGCTTTCCGGTTCAATTGGCGTTATCAATAATGGAATGGAGTCAACAGAAAGTGCGGTGCAAGAGACAAACCGTCATGCGGAAACTTCTCGGATAATCGTTCAGAAAAATCGAGAGAATATGGAAATGCTATCGTCTGATATGGAGTCGCTTTCTCGAGAAATTGATAAGCTTGTTTCCGACCACAAACAAATTGAATCTGTACTCGACGTTATTAAAAGTATTGCTGAGCAAACCAATCTCTTAGCGTTAAATGCAGCCATAGAGGCGGCAAGAGCCGGAGAACAAGGGCGAGGTTTTGCGGTAGTAGCGGATGAAGTTCGAAATTTGGCGAGTAAAACACAACAATCGACCGACGAAATTCAAGGAATGATTGAGCGTTTACAAGTGGGTAGTGCTGCCTCATCTGAGTCGATGAATCGTAGTCGTGAACAAGCGCAGCAAAGTGCCAGTAAATCGGAAGAAGCGCTTACTTCTTTGATTGAATTAGCTGACCGAGTGAGGAGTATCGCTGCAGAAATTCAGGAAACCTCTGAGACTGTTCGACAACAGCACTCTGCAACTCAAGAAATCGCTAAGCAAACCAATGATTTACAAGCCAGTGCGAACCAGAGTGTTGATAAAGTCCGCTCGTTAGCGAATGTCGGTTCTGAGTTAGCAAGAATAGTGAATGATAACAAGCTTAGTTTACAGCGATTTAAATTTAGGTAG
- a CDS encoding DUF6436 domain-containing protein, whose product MMKAPWHIKLLVIAWLPTSLFALWVFSTLESDEYLLRQQFVDFLDEQYVQELWQPIIRDRSISERLSIVYITEDDCSCNQVVQRHLMSLVKIDGAKLYRIQANDLPVPMPAIPTLVMVSEGELIYFGAFGFGQACINNGLVNWTEQQANQSLKQFWLNTSVNGCFCYPKEQ is encoded by the coding sequence ATGATGAAGGCACCATGGCATATCAAATTACTCGTTATAGCTTGGCTACCGACAAGTTTATTCGCGCTTTGGGTATTTTCCACACTAGAGAGCGATGAGTATTTGCTTCGACAGCAATTTGTAGACTTTCTTGATGAGCAATATGTTCAAGAACTTTGGCAGCCGATCATTCGAGACCGAAGCATTAGCGAGCGTCTCTCGATAGTCTACATTACTGAGGATGATTGCTCATGTAATCAAGTTGTTCAACGACACTTGATGTCACTGGTTAAGATAGACGGTGCGAAACTTTATCGAATTCAAGCTAATGATTTGCCGGTTCCAATGCCTGCGATACCAACGTTGGTAATGGTTAGTGAAGGAGAGTTGATTTACTTTGGTGCGTTCGGGTTCGGTCAAGCTTGTATCAACAATGGACTAGTCAACTGGACCGAGCAACAAGCGAATCAGAGTTTAAAACAGTTTTGGTTAAATACATCCGTCAATGGGTGTTTTTGTTATCCTAAGGAGCAATAA
- a CDS encoding DUF4920 domain-containing protein yields MRVLVLLLLLPILSYADVTYGEGADKTKLVSISKLLSNASDFKDKTITVSGEITAVCKKRGCWMTFKSDVENQSLKIKVKDGDMVFPVAAKGKKGLATGVLVERKMDLEQTRQYYEHIAEEQGTTFDPNSITEALTLYQLNPTGVTILD; encoded by the coding sequence ATGCGTGTTTTGGTCCTTTTGTTACTTTTACCGATTCTTTCATACGCTGATGTTACCTACGGCGAAGGGGCCGATAAAACCAAGCTAGTATCTATATCGAAGCTACTCAGTAATGCGTCAGACTTCAAAGATAAAACCATTACTGTCAGTGGTGAAATTACTGCTGTATGTAAAAAGCGTGGTTGTTGGATGACCTTTAAAAGTGATGTAGAAAACCAATCACTAAAGATAAAAGTGAAAGACGGTGATATGGTTTTTCCCGTCGCTGCGAAGGGCAAGAAAGGTCTTGCAACTGGCGTGTTAGTTGAACGAAAAATGGATCTTGAGCAAACTCGACAGTACTACGAACATATTGCCGAAGAGCAAGGTACGACTTTCGACCCTAACTCGATCACCGAAGCTTTGACTCTCTATCAGTTGAATCCAACAGGCGTTACTATTCTCGATTGA